A genome region from Candidatus Cloacimonadota bacterium includes the following:
- a CDS encoding M23 family metallopeptidase: protein MSKNLLLSLVLIIITSSILSCGKSKTDPIEIEEKNPYNCISGRIKSGSSLYQALRENGIADSDAYQITHSLNVIYDLRKVHPNDSFLLQIDTLQQVQIVEFFPDNINHYIVQRDTTNQFISKNNQKKLTKETKTFSTSIESSLYNSFVEQGIDPKIVMDYTDIFQWDLDFFIDPRKGDSCKIIYEVFTNNGEILKNGKILSASYLGKNFDMTAYYFTNGAKFDGYYDSKGKSFQKAFLKSPLNYSYISSYYGMRVHPITKRYWLHNGVDYAAKRGTPVQASADGVIIHQGWKGGHPTPRGNTGGYGKTIMIRHPNGHKTLYGHLSAYAKGTYVGKRVKQQDIIGFVGSTGWSTGPHLHYTIYYHNKAINPLRLKNVSGPPIPKKLMLQFNTIVNCINDELVNNYSK, encoded by the coding sequence ATGAGTAAGAATCTCTTACTTTCTCTTGTATTGATAATTATTACATCATCAATTCTCAGCTGCGGTAAATCGAAAACTGATCCGATTGAAATCGAAGAAAAAAATCCCTATAACTGCATATCAGGAAGAATAAAATCCGGTTCTTCTTTATATCAGGCCTTACGAGAAAATGGAATCGCTGATTCTGATGCCTATCAAATAACCCATTCTCTAAATGTCATCTATGATCTTCGGAAGGTTCATCCCAACGACAGTTTTCTTCTTCAGATTGACACACTCCAGCAGGTGCAGATCGTGGAATTCTTTCCTGATAATATAAACCACTATATCGTTCAAAGAGACACTACAAATCAATTTATTTCCAAGAATAACCAAAAAAAACTTACCAAAGAAACAAAAACATTTTCAACCTCAATTGAATCTTCTCTTTATAATAGTTTCGTAGAACAAGGAATTGACCCGAAAATAGTTATGGATTATACGGATATTTTCCAGTGGGATTTGGATTTTTTTATTGATCCTCGTAAGGGTGATTCTTGTAAAATAATTTATGAAGTATTTACAAATAACGGTGAAATACTCAAAAACGGTAAAATTCTATCCGCTTCATACCTAGGAAAAAATTTTGACATGACAGCTTATTATTTCACAAATGGTGCAAAATTTGATGGATACTATGATTCCAAAGGAAAGTCATTTCAAAAAGCATTTCTTAAATCCCCTCTCAATTATTCTTATATCAGTTCTTATTATGGAATGCGCGTGCACCCGATTACAAAAAGATACTGGTTACATAACGGCGTGGACTATGCAGCAAAAAGAGGCACTCCTGTTCAGGCTTCCGCCGATGGAGTAATAATTCATCAAGGTTGGAAAGGCGGACACCCTACTCCTCGCGGAAATACAGGTGGCTATGGGAAAACTATTATGATTCGGCATCCAAACGGACATAAGACTTTGTACGGGCATCTTAGTGCTTATGCAAAAGGAACCTACGTTGGCAAACGTGTAAAACAACAAGATATTATCGGATTTGTCGGCTCCACCGGCTGGTCAACCGGTCCTCACCTTCACTATACAATTTATTATCACAATAAAGCGATAAATCCATTAAGACTGAAAAATGTGTCCGGTCCCCCTATCCCCAAAAAATTAATGCTACAGTTTAATACAATTGTAAACTGTATTAATGATGAACTTGTTAATAACTATTCTAAATAG
- a CDS encoding 3-isopropylmalate dehydratase: MKKSSKLTGKIWLIINENGNLIEDIDTDMIFHNQYLAITDIKKMGQYTFDNLTNWKDFAAKAEKDDIVIVGSNFGAGSSRQQAVDCFTSLGIQAIIAESFGSIYKRNAINSGTPALTIKSINLADLKQRQQLTINLETGETSSEALQIEPFSIVQMDIYQAGNLFEYGKNE; the protein is encoded by the coding sequence ATGAAAAAAAGTTCTAAACTCACAGGAAAAATTTGGTTGATCATTAACGAAAACGGGAATTTAATTGAAGATATTGATACTGATATGATCTTCCACAACCAATATTTAGCTATTACTGATATAAAAAAAATGGGGCAATACACCTTTGATAATTTGACTAATTGGAAAGATTTTGCAGCTAAAGCCGAAAAGGACGATATCGTCATTGTCGGAAGCAATTTTGGAGCTGGTTCTTCGAGACAACAAGCCGTGGATTGTTTTACTTCTCTTGGAATTCAAGCAATTATTGCCGAATCCTTTGGTTCAATTTACAAGCGAAATGCCATAAATTCCGGCACTCCAGCTTTAACTATCAAATCTATAAATCTTGCCGACCTGAAGCAAAGACAGCAGCTAACCATCAACCTTGAAACCGGTGAAACTTCATCCGAAGCATTGCAAATCGAACCTTTCTCAATAGTACAAATGGATATTTATCAAGCGGGAAATTTGTTTGAATATGGTAAAAATGAATAA
- a CDS encoding nucleotidyltransferase domain-containing protein, translating to MINNKQIAEITKTIVDNYHPEKIILFGSYANGNFTRDSDLDLLLIKESNLPRFKRAREVHEFFDPYPIAMDILVYTKREVEKWKNFSHSFINQVFENGIILYERTC from the coding sequence ATGATTAATAATAAACAAATTGCAGAAATAACCAAGACGATTGTTGATAATTATCATCCTGAAAAAATAATTCTTTTTGGTTCTTATGCTAATGGAAATTTTACTCGGGATAGCGACTTAGACCTTCTTCTAATTAAAGAATCCAACTTACCAAGGTTCAAAAGAGCTCGTGAAGTTCATGAATTCTTTGACCCTTATCCTATTGCTATGGATATTTTAGTTTATACCAAAAGAGAAGTTGAAAAGTGGAAAAATTTTTCACATTCTTTTATTAATCAGGTTTTTGAAAATGGGATAATCCTTTATGAACGAACTTGTTGA
- a CDS encoding HEPN domain-containing protein produces the protein MNELVEDWIQKAENDLLNVKNNLNSIDIPTDTVCFHCHQSTEKYIKAYLINKNKHFPKIHNLLRLLELCKETDKDFSILKDSLLILNDFSVEIRYPDDWFEPTEEDAREAYYLAKKAKKFVECDNANYRFLLIK, from the coding sequence ATGAACGAACTTGTTGAAGACTGGATTCAAAAAGCCGAAAATGACCTTTTAAATGTGAAAAATAATTTAAACAGTATAGATATTCCGACCGATACGGTATGTTTCCATTGTCACCAATCAACAGAGAAATATATCAAAGCATATCTGATTAATAAAAATAAACACTTCCCAAAAATCCACAACCTATTGCGTCTTTTAGAATTATGTAAAGAAACCGATAAAGATTTTTCTATTTTGAAAGATTCTTTATTAATTCTTAATGATTTTTCAGTTGAAATAAGATATCCTGATGATTGGTTTGAACCAACTGAAGAAGACGCACGAGAAGCATATTATTTGGCAAAAAAAGCAAAAAAATTCGTCGAATGCGATAATGCAAATTATCGCTTTCTTTTAATAAAATAA